One genomic window of Salvia miltiorrhiza cultivar Shanhuang (shh) chromosome 4, IMPLAD_Smil_shh, whole genome shotgun sequence includes the following:
- the LOC131019887 gene encoding uncharacterized protein LOC131019887 — protein sequence MAQIRDVLHPWKLSLSTSWFWLFDGTIGCEIREIQSLSFNLKQSALYLRDSVSLSLFNFDGPNLGGASSMLHPYKLFLYKWALEIARKGKSCRSFFVLGATTGCDSYCSPQSTGNDHKEWNHPTQLHRWKN from the exons ATGGCACAAATTAGGGATGTGCTTCATCCATGGAAACTCTCTCTTTCAACTTCATGGTTTTGGCTTTTCGATGGCACAATCGGCTGTGAGATTAGAGAGATTCAGTCTCTCTCTTTCAATCTCAAACAATCGGCACTGTATTTGAGAGAttcagtctctctctctctcttcaatttcGATGGCCCAAATTTGGGAGGTGCTTCATCCATGCTGCACCCTTATAA GCTATTCCTCTACAAGTGGGCTTTAGAAATTGCAAGGAAAGGGAAAAGTTGCAGGTCATTCTTCGTCCTTGGAGCAACAAC AGGTTGTGACTCCTATTGCAGCCCTCAATCAACAG GAAATGACCACAAAGAATGGAATCATCCAACTCAACTCCATCGATGGAAAAACTAG
- the LOC131019886 gene encoding kinetochore protein SPC25 homolog produces the protein MQSSGGSNVLTQMAERRLVCEREIPIQQRRVEDALASYHKLFDSAKSGAQNTIQLQEKLGKLKGELREAEDALVKALAVKTRKEAKRMTIMESSSVTKARVEELKGLVKDQRQRKDEYAAIISQQSEALTACKEKSNQNRDYKEQIEEAVSWYNRVLGFRIECGHGVKFIFTNIRPKNPNEEYSFVIRHENETYNLLKCDPHLSGTKELVNELNKSNGLFKFVRTMRERFQQAAAQGHVSNKTYNDYQGISMHSLSLDQDSSIISLSGPVASFSTDHRHEPTLEKGLQSAESDTISRKVGKGNQVQSPRSASSVRRSSRLKVKN, from the exons ATGCAGAGCTCTGGGGGAAGCAATGTGCTAACACAAATGGCGGAAAGGCGATTAGTGTGTGAACGGGAAATCCCAATTCAACAGCGGAGAGTCGAAGATGCGCTCGCCTCTTATCATAAACTTTTCGATTCCGCTAAGTCTGGAGCCCAAAACACCATTCAGCTTCAAG AGAAATTGGGAAAGCTAAAAGGGGAGTTGAGAGAAGCTGAGGATGCTCTGGTGAAGGCGCTTGCTG TGAAGACTCGGAAAGAGGCAAAGCGGATGACTATCATGGAATCTTCATCTGTTACGAAAGCTAGAGTTGAAGAATTAAAAGGACTTGTGAAAGATCAGCGGCAAAGAAAAGATGAATATGCTGCTATTATTTCTCAACAGTCTGAAG CATTGACAGCATGCAAGGAAAAGTCTAACCAGAACAGGGATTACAAAGAACAAATAGAGGAGGCTGTCTCTTGGTATAACAGGGTCCTTGGTTTCCGTATAGAATGCGGACATG GTGTAAAATTCATATTCACAAATATTAGACCTAAGAACCCAAATGAAGAGTACTCCTTTGTCATTCGTCATGAGAATGAGACCTACAATT TGCTCAAGTGTGATCCACATCTGAGCGGGACAAAAGAGCTAGTGAACGAgttaaataaaagtaatggaCTATTCAAATTTGTGAGAACCATGAGAGAAAGATTTCAACAGGCGGCAGCACAGG GTCATGTTTCTAACAAGACATATAATGACTATCAAGGGATTTCTATGCATAGCTTGTCTCTTGATCAAGATTCTTCAATAATCTCTCTTTCTGGTCCAGTAGCTTCTTTTTCAACCGATCATAGACATGAACCTACCCTAGAGAAGGGACTACAATCTGCTGAATCTGATACCATTTCAAGAAAAGTCGGCAAAGGAAATCAAGTTCAGTCTCCCAGATCTGCTTCTTCTGTTCGCCGTTCCTCACGTCTGAAG GTCAAGAATTGA